A section of the Festucalex cinctus isolate MCC-2025b chromosome 7, RoL_Fcin_1.0, whole genome shotgun sequence genome encodes:
- the LOC144022589 gene encoding V-type proton ATPase subunit C 1-A-like, translated as MTEFWLISAPGEKTCQQTWDKMMTATTRNNNLSSNHKFSIPDLKVGTLDVLVGLSDELATLDSFVESVVKKVAQYMADVLEDSRDKVQENLLANGVDLVTYITRFQWDMAKYPIKQSLKNISEIISKQLTQIDNDLKNRASAYNNLKGNLQNLERKNAGSLLTRSLAEIVKKEDFVLDSEYLVTLLAVVPKTSYADWQKTYETLAEMVVPRSSNLLFEDNDSGLFSVTLFRKAIDDFKHKARENKFSVRDFQYNEEEMKADKEEMTRLSTDKKKQFGPLVRWLKVNFSEAFIAWIHIKALRVFVESVLRYGLPVNFQAMLLQPNKKMTKKLREVLNDLYKHLDSSAAAIIDSAVDIPGLNLSQQEYYPYVYYKIDCNLLDFKV; from the exons GATGACGGCCACCACACGCAACAACAACCTTTCTAGCAACCACAAGTTCAGTATCCCCGACCTGAAG GTGGGTACGCTTGATGTCTTAGTTGGGCTGTCTGATGAATTGGCCACATTGGATTCGTTTGTCGAAAG TGTAGTGAAGAAGGTGGCCCAGTACATGGCAGATGTGTTGGAAGATAGTCGAGACAAAGTGCAAGAGAACTTGCTGGCCAATGGAG TTGACCTTGTCACCTACATCACACGGTTTCAATGGGACATGGCCAAGTACCCTATCAAGCAATCACTTAAAAATATCTCTGAAATCATCTCCAAG CAACTCACCCAGATTGACAATGACTTGAAGAACCGAGCATCAGCTTATAACAACCTGAAAGGAAACCTACAGAACCTTGAAAGGAAAAATGC AGGGAGCCTGCTTACGAGGAGCCTTGCTGAGATTGTCAAGAAGGAAGACTTTGTTCTTGACTCTGAGTATCTTGTCACCTTGCTGGCTGTTGTTCCAAA AACATCTTATGCTGACTGGCAGAAAACATATGAAACACTTGCTGAGATGGTGGTGCCTCGATCCTCAAA TCTTTTGTTTGAGGACAATGACAGTGGATTGTTCAGCGTGACTCTGTTTCGTAAAGCCATCGATGACTTCAAACACAAAGCCAGAGAGAACAA GTTCTCGGTGAGAGACTTTCAGTACAATGAAGAGGAGATGAAGGCCGATAAAGAAGAGATGACGCGGCTATCTACAGATAAAAAGAAGCAATTT GGACCACTAGTTCGATGGCTGAAAGTGAACTTCAGTGAAGCCTTCATCGCTTGGATTCACATCAAAGCACTGAGGGTCTTTGTGGAGTCTGTTCTAAG ATATGGGCTTCCAGTGAACTTCCAGGCCATGCTGCTTCAACCAAACAAGAAGATGACAAAGAAGCTGAGGGAGGTGCTCAATGATCTCTACAAACATCTGGACAGTAGTGCAGCAGCAATCATAGAT tCAGCAGTGGATATTCCAGGTTTGAATCTGAGCCAGCAAGAATATTATCCTTACGTCTATTACAAGATTGACTGCAACCTTCTGGACTTCAAAGTGTAA